A window from Salvia miltiorrhiza cultivar Shanhuang (shh) chromosome 2, IMPLAD_Smil_shh, whole genome shotgun sequence encodes these proteins:
- the LOC131009862 gene encoding serine/threonine-protein kinase/endoribonuclease IRE1b-like, translating into MEQYIWWRLVLERSSGRSHLARQSIPQYQQIPNHEGEKLNTSADGDNFYIDCGEDWELYLHGTGLKKVKLPMSAEEFVKRTPFVSAGGGIMLGSKKTSVFVVDAKTGKVVRTFRSDNLSSDEERGADETSIITRADIENWLPASSVDTEAIEKLLYVTRTDYAVKYTSAKTGEVLWYLMFADIEASFQCEGIEDFLGGFPGKGLDTKLPMPCQTRPLVYRVRDRSSLEPLFKANRVGDALPGGGVLSLPSTDHNELTNNLLALYGRNKRPKCPDLLHRIPRVGT; encoded by the exons ATGGAACAGTATATTTGGTGGAGATTGGTTCTGGAAAGATCCTCTGGTCGTTCTCATCTGGCCCGTCAATCTATTCCTCAGTATCAACAAATCCCCAACCACGAAGGTGAAAAGCTCAACACCTCTGCTGATGGCGataatttttatatagattGTGGAGAAGACTGGGAACTCTACTTACATGGAACTGGCCTTAAGAAAGTG AAGCTCCCAATGAGTGCTGAAGAATTCGTGAAGCGCACTCCATTTGTATCAGCTGGTGGTGGGATTATGCTAGGTTCGAAAAAGACGTCTGTGTTCGTCGTTGATGCTAAAACTGGAAAGGTCGTTCGCACTTTTAGGTCAGATAACCTTTCCTCAGACGAGGAGCGTGGTGCTGATGAAACTTCGATTATTACTAGAGCCGACATTGAAAATTGGCTGCCTGCAAGTTCTGTGGATACCGAGGCCATTGAGAAGCTGCTTTATGTTACTAGGACCGACTACGCAGTGAAGTATACTTCTGCAAAGACGGGAGAGGTTTTATGGTATCTAATGTTTGCCGACATTGAAGCGTCCTTTCAATGCGAAGGAATTGAAGATTTTTTAGGTGGCTTTCCAGGGAAAGGGCTTGATACGAAGTTACCAATGCCTTGTCAGACACGGCCTCTCGTCTACCGTGTCCGTGACCGTAGCTCTCTCGAGCCGCTTTTCAAAGCAAATCGGGTAGGCGATGCTCTTCCCGGAGGTGGAGTTCTTTCTTTGCCCAGCACCGATCACAATGAGCTCACCAACAACTTATTGGCCCTTTATGGTCGCAAt AAACGGCCGAAATGCCCTGATTTGCTGCACCGGATCCCTCGGGTCGGGACCTAA